A window of Pelagicoccus enzymogenes genomic DNA:
TGCAATACAATCGACACAGCACGCATGGCAACCGACACGAAGATGATCATCTGAAAACCAAAGATAGCGTTCTCTTTCCAGTATCCAAGAAACCACGACGAACTCACCAAAAAGGCGACCGTACTGATCTGCAACAGCCGATTTCGGCGGCCCAAATACTTGCCCCGCCCTTTGGTCGGAAGCCATTCCTGCACCCACGAGGTCCAACTCACGTTCACCAAAGCAAACGCCAAAGCCCCCACCGCAAACAAGCCTACAATCAACAAAGGCGAGTGCCACTCGCCTCCCATAGCGATTCGCGGCAACGCATAGCCCACAGCCACCCAGCAGCACAAGTGGATCCATGAAAAAACCAAGCAGATCACCTTTTGAGAAAACCGACGCGTCAGCCACGGCAAGGCAAAGAGCTGCACGACGTTGGCCCAAGCGGGCAAGGAAGCGATCACCCCGTACACCGACTCCTTCAGTCCGATCGCCCCCGTCATCATGCTCGCGAGCAAAAAGTTGCCCGGCATGGCGAAAAACACCAAGGGCATAGCCAGCAAGCCCTCGACTACCGAAAGCCGCATGTTGACCCTCAGCTTCGAGTCCATCCTATCTGATGCGATACTCATGTCACCAATTTCCCACTACGCACAAACCAAACAGCTATCCCTCACCCTTCTCGCCCGCTTCGTAGCGTTCGATCCAACTCGCGCTCCAACGAGAAAAGTCACCCGCTTCGATGCGGGCGCGAGCCTGCTCCATCAGGTTCAAGTAGAAATGCAAGTTGTGCAGGGTCAAAAGCGTGCAGCTCAACATCTCCTTCGCCATGGTGAGATGGCGCAGGTAAGCCCGCGTAAAGTTCCGGCAGGTGTAGTTTTCCATGCCCACCACCAGCGGCTTGAGATCCGTGGCGAAACGCGAGTTGCGAATGTTCTTCATTCCATCAGGCGTGAAAAACGCGCCATTGCGAGCGACCCGACTCGGCAACACGCAGTCAAACATGTCCACTCCGGCCGCGATCATCTTCAACATCTGCGGAGGCGTGCCCAATCCCATGGTATAACGCGGCTTGTCTTCCGGCAAGAAGGGAGCCGTCGCCCGCACCTGCTTGAGCATTTCCGGCTCCGGCTCGCCCACGCTTACACCGCCAATCGCGTAGCCAGGAAAATCGAGCTCCGCCAACTCTTCCGCCGAACGACGCCGCAAGTCCTCGAATTCCGATCCTTGAGCGATCGCAAAAACATGATGCCCCGATCCCAAGAATCCGTTGTCCGTCGCGATCTCCTTGCAAGCCTTCGCCCAACGCGTGGTGCGCTCCACCGCCTTCACGCAATCGTCCTTCTTGCATGGATACGGCGGACACTCGTCGATCACCATAGCGATATCGGACCCCAGGTTCGCCTGGATCGTCATCACTTCCCTCGGCCCCAAGAATACCTTCGATCCATCCAAGTGCGACTGGAAGGCGACCCCCTCCTCCGTCAGCTTGCTCAACTTCGCCAAGCTGAAGGCCTGAAAGCCGCCGCTGTCCGTCAAGATCGGCCCGTCCCAGCTCATAAACTTATGCAAGCCGCCCGCATCGCGAATCAGCTCGGAACCAGGACGCAGGTTCAAGTGATAAGTGTTCCCAAGAATAATCTGAGCCCCCACATCCTCCTTGATCTGGCGAGGGGTCAAACCCTTCACCGTCGCCTGCGTGCCCACCGGCATGAAAATCGGCGTCTCGATCGCGCCGTGCAAGGTCTTCAGACGGCCGCGGCGGGCCCCCGTTTCGGCATCCTTTTTGATCAGCTGGAAATGTTCGCTCATAAATAGAGCCCAAAACCTAGCTCCCCCACCTCCCCGAACAACCCAAATTTTCACTCGTCGCCCAATACCGTAAAACCAAGGCCCGAGCCGACGGCAGGCGACTTATTCACACGCCCCCCGCCAAGCTTGACCCACCTCCCGCCGCCCTATTTAAACCAGCCCTAAAACTGCCCAAAATGCTGCTTGTCATCGACAACTACGATTCCTTCACCTTCAACCTCGTCCAGTACTTCGGTACGCTCGGCGTCGAGCAGCGCGTCTTCCGCAACGACCAAATCACCGTCGAAGAAGCCCTAGCCCTCCAACCCGAGCGGGTTCTCATCTCGCCCGGCCCCTGTTCCCCGTCGGAAGCCGGCGTATCCATCGCCATGATCGAGGCCTTCGCCGGCAAGGTGCCCCTCTTCGGCGTGTGCCTCGGGCACCAGTCCATCGGACAGCACTTCGGAGGAAAAGTCGTCCGGGCCGACCGCCTCATGCACGGCAAGACCTCCCCCATCAGCCACAACGGCAAAGACCTCTTCAAAGGCCTCCCCCAAGGCCTGCAGGCCACCCGCTACCACTCCCTAATCGTCGAGCGAGAAAGCTTCCCAGCTTGCCTCGAGATCACCGCCGAGACCGCCGAAGGCGAAATCATGGGACTGCGACACCGCGAGCTCCCCATCTGGGGCGTTCAATTCCACCCCGAATCCATCGCCACACAAAACGGGATGGAAATCCTCAAGAACTTCCTCACACTCTGATCTACCATGAGATGCCCCAAGTGCGGATCTGAGCTGGACAAAGTCATCGACTCCCGCGCCTCCAAGGACGGCTCCACCATCCGCCGGAGACGCGAATGCCTCGACTGTTCTCACCGCTTCTCAACCACCGAGCAAATCCTCCGCGAAAACCTCTACGTCACCAAGCGAGACGGACGACGCGAAGACTTCGACAAGGCCAAGATCATCTACTCCCTCCGCCGCGCCTGCCAAAAACGCCCCGTCGCCGCCGAGCAGATCAACATGCTCGTGGAAGACATGATCGACTCCCTCGAGTCCGAGTTCGGCATGGAATTCCCCTCCTCCGCCATAGGCGAAAAAGTCCTCTCCAATCTCAAAGCCATCGACCCCATCGCCTACATCCGCTTCGCCTCCGTCTACAAAGACTTCAAAAACCTCGACGAATTCCTCGACGAAATCGGAGACCTCAACACCCCAAAAATCCTGTAGGAGCGAGCTTGCTCGCGAATCTTCCACCCCAGATCCCATCCACCTTGAAACACGGCGCCCACAAAGACTTTTCCAAGCTCCAGATCATCTGCGCCCTCTTCGCCGACGACATCGGCGACGACCTCTACTTCGCCCGCCAAATCAAGGAATCCATCGAAGCGACCCTCACCAAGGAAAACCGCGACCACCCCGCCGCCTTCCTCGCCGCCGCCCAAACGCTTGCCGAGCAAACTGCCCGCCACCCCGAACGAGCCATCGTCGACCTCGTCCCCGCCCCCGAAGCCCAAGGCTTCTCCGAGCTCGCCCTGCGCGCCCGCCTCCTCGAAGCCATCAAACGCACTTGCCGCTTCGAAAAGCCCCTTCTCGTCCTCACCGGACTCAAAGAAGCCATCTGCCCCGCCGGCAAACGCTGGACCGCCCGCCGCGCCGCAGAATACCAAAACGCCATCGCCTACGCCCGCGACTTCTGCCAATCCCGTACCCGCCCCTCCAGCCACCTCAACCTCATCATCTACTAGGCAGGGCGGCCTGGCCCAGACCGCCGCCACAACCCGATCCAACCCCGCCACAACCAACCTAAAAAATCCCTGTTCATCCACGTCCATCCGTGGCTCCAAACAAAACAATGTCCGAAAAGACCATCTTCCAAAAAATAATCGACCGCGAAATCCCCGCCACCATCGAGCACGAAGACGAGCAATGCATCGTCATCCACGACATCTCGCCCCAAGCCCCCACCCACCTCCTGCTCATCCCCAAGAAACGCATCGTCCGCATCGGAGAAGCCACCCCCGAAGACACCCAACTCCTCGGCCACCTCATGGCCCAAATCCCCCTGCTCGCCCAAAAACTCGGCTGGAGCGACGGATTCCGCACCGTCATCAACAACGGTCCCTACGGCGGCGAAGCCGTCCCCCACCTCCACATCCACCTGCTCGCCGGACGCCAAATGGCCTGGCCCCCCGGCTGATCCATGCAGGTACCGAGCACAGCGACACTCGAGGAGTTCAGCGACGAGACACGAGCTCGCTCGCGATTCCCTCTTCAAGCTCGGCCCTCCCGCCGAGCTTTTCCATCTGCCAAATCCAACATCAGCCTGCCCCCTTCAACCTTTCCCTTCCCATGCCCAGCATCGCAATCATCGGTCCCGGCGCCATCGGCGGCACCCTCGCTTCCCTCCTCCTCGAAAACTCGGACAACAAAGTCTCAATTTGCGCCCGCACCCCCTTCGAGCAGCTCCAAGTCACCGCCGCCGGTCAAACAACCACCCGAGACGTCACCGTCCACACCGACTCCACCGCGACGTCCCCTGTGGATTGGATCCTCCTCGCGACCAAAACCTACCAAGTTCCCCAAGCCGCCAACTGGTTCCCCTGCTTGTCCGGTCCCCACACACGCATAGCCGTTGTGCAAAACGGCGTCGAACACCTCGCCAACCTCACCCCCTACTTTCCCTCCGAACGCATCGTCCCCGTCATCATCGATTGTCCCGCCGAACGCAGAAGCCACGGCCAAATCGTGCGCCACGGCGACGTCCGTATCGACATTCCCGATACCGAAAACGCTGTCGCCTTCGCCAAACTCTTCACCGACCCCGCCGTAAAGGCAAACCTCACCACCGACTGGACCTCCGCGGCCTGGCGAAAGCTCTGCATCAACGCCGCCGGAGCCATTTCCGCCCTCGTCAACCAACCCGCCAACGTCGCCGCCACTCCCCAAGCCGCAGCCATCATGGAAGCCCTCATTCGCGAAACCATCGCCGTCGGCCGCGCCGAGGGAGCCACCCTCGACGAATCCATCATCCCCACCATCATAGCCAACGCCGCAGCCGCCCCCGCCGGCTCCATGAACTCACTCCACGCCGACCTCGTCGCCCGACGCCCCATGGAGTGGGACTCCCGCAACGGAGTCATCGCCCGCCTCGGCCAAATCCACGGCATTCCCACCCCCTACAACCAAATGGCCGCCCAAATCCTCTCCCTCCTCGAATCAAATCCGTAGGAGCGACCTTGGTCGCGATTACACAAACCGGTAGCGTCCGCTGTCGCAGCGGACACCCCACAACCGCGCTTGACTCTCGAACCCTAAATTCCATACCAAACTGTCTTTATTTCAAGTTCCGAAGCGAAAGACAGCCATGAGCGCCACCACCACACCCTCCGCGACCACCACCGCCTATCCCGCTGGCGTCGCCTCTCCTCACGTCGAAATCCTCGCTCCCGCCGGCTGCTACCCATCCCTGCAAGCCGCCATCGACTCCGGGGCCGACTCCGTCTACTTCGGCCTCGCCCAGCTCAACATGCGGGCCCGTTCCCGCCGCTCTTTCCACCTCAAGGACCTCGAGGAAATCATGATCCGCTGCCATGCTGCCGGCATTCGCGGCTACCTCACCCTCAATACCCTCCTCTACGACCACGATCTCAAGCTCTGCTACGCCCTGCTCGAAGAAGCCGCCCGCCAGAATGTCGACGCCGTCATCGCCTCCGACATGGCCTGCATCCTCAAAGCCCGCGAACTCGGCCTCGAAGTCCACCTCTCCACCCAACTCTCCGTCTCCAACTACCAGTCCTTCAAGTTCTACGCCCAATTCTGCGACCGCATCGTGCTCGCCCGAGAGCTCAATCTATCCATGATCCGCAAGATCCGTCAGCAAATCCTCGCCGAGGATCTTCGCGGACCTTCCGGGCGCCCCGTCGAAATCGAAGCCTTCGCCCACGGAGCCCTCTGCATCGCCGTCTCCGGACGCTGCGGCATGTCCCTCTACACCGACAACGCATCCGCCAACCGCGGCGCTTGCACCCAAAACTGCCGCAAGGAATACAAAGTGATCGACCAAGAATCCGGCAAGGAACTCCTCGTCGACAACCACTACGTCATGTCGCCCAACGACATCTGCACCATCGACTTCCTCGACCAAGTTCTCGAAGCCGGCGTGCACACCCTCAAGCTCGAGGGCCGCGGCCGCTCCCCCGAGTACGTCTCCACTGTAACCGCCGCCTACCGACGCGGAGTCGACGCCATCCAGTCAGACACCTTCGACCAACCCCTCGTCGCCGAACTCAACGACGACCTCAAAAAAGTCTATCACCGCGGCCATTCCTCCGGCTACTACCTCGGCCGGGAGCAAGGCTGGTCCATGGCCCACGGTACCAAAGCCACCCGCCAAAAAATCCAAGCGGGCCGCGTCACTCACTACTACAGCAAGCTCGGCGTCGCCGAAATCACCGCCAGCGGCCCCATTGCCTCCGGTCAAGAATATCTAATAATTGGAGACACCACCGGCGTCGTAAAAGGCACCCTCGAAACCCTTCGTCTCGACGATTCAACTACAGCAAAACAAGTAAGCAACGGCCAAGTCTTCTCCATCCAAGTCGACGCCAAAGTCCGTCAAAACGACAAATTCTTTTTGCATCTGCCAGCCTAGATAGGAGCGACCTTGGTCGCGAACACACAAAGAGATCAAAGCTCTTTCCCTCCATGCTCACCATCAAACACAAGCGACTCGAATGCATCGGCTGCGCCTTCTGCGCCGAAGTCGCCCCCAACTATTGGCACATGGACGAAGAAGGCCTCGCCCAGCTGCACCAAGTTTTGGATACAGACGAGCCCTTCGAGATCGGCCAAGGCTTCGAGGAAGACCGCGAGTCCCTAAAAGAAGCCGCCTTCCACTGCCCCGTCTCCATCATCAAGCTCGAAGGTTAGCGGCGACCTCGGTCGCGAAAAACGCAACAGGTCGCATCCGCAGTCCCAGCGGGCACCCATTGCTGGAGATGTGAGATGCGGCCTTGTGCCACCATCTCTCTTACACCATAATTGCTTCTCGCTTCCAATTAATGCTAAGCCGCTTCAACACGCTAATCTTCTTCTCCACGCTCGCCTACCTCTCCATGCAAGCCTCCCCCACGTCCCCAGCTCCCCAACTTCCCCTCATCGTCGCCCACCGAGGAGCCTCCGCCGACGCCCCCGAAAACACATTGCCCGCTTTCAGGCTCGCATGGAAGCAAGGAGCCGACGCCATCGAAGGAGACTTCCACCTGACGCGCGACAAGCGTATCATTTGCATCCATAATTCAACTACAGGAAAATACGCCAACAAAAGCCTCACCGTCCGCAAAACCAAACTTGCCGACCTGCAAGCCCTCGTTCCCGCCCCCCATCAATTCCCCACCCTTGCCGAGGTCATCGCCACCGTACCACCGGACAAGAAACTCTACATCGAAATCAAAAGCAGTCGGCAAATCGTCCGCCCCCTCCTCAAAGAGATCGACGCCTCCGGCATCTCCCCTCAGCAAGTCGTCGTCATCGCCTTCAGCGGACGCGTCATCAAGAAGCTGAAGAGCCAGCGTCCCTCCCTCAAGGCCGTCCTGCTCGCCACCCCCCGCTACCGATCCAAAGCCCGCACCCTCGAGCCGGCGCCAGAGCAGCTCCTCGAAGCCATCAAGCGTACCGGCGCCGACGGGGTCAGCCTCTACGCCCACCCCGACATCGATGCGGCCTACACCCAGCCCTTCCTTGACGCCGGACTCGAACTCCACGTCTGGACCGTCGACGCTCCCGAAACCGCCAAAAAATGGACCGACCTCGGAGCCCTCTCCCTCACCACAAACAAACCCGCCACGCTCCGCCAATCTCTCGGACTATAATTACCTCCTCCCCTCGCCCCTCCCCAAAGTCCACCCTTGTCATCAATCCGCTTCGCCGCCATTAGGGACGCCGACAATCTTCAATTATCATGAGCGAAGCGAAAAAACCTGTACTCCTCGTCATCCGTGACGGATGGGGAGCCAACCACAACGCGGACCAAAACGCATACAACGCGGTCAAGCTCGCGGACACCCCCGTCTCCGACATGCTCTCCGCCAAGTGGCCGCGCACCGAACTCGCCGCCTGCGGCCTCGACGTCGGCGTGCCCGACGGCATCATGGGCAACTCCGAAGTCGGCCACCAGAACATCGGAGCCGGACGCATCGTCGACCAGGAGATCGTTCGCATCACCAAAGCCTTCAAGGACGGCGCCGTCACCGGCAACAAGGCCCTCGAGGGCGCCTTCGCCAAGGCCAAGTCCGGCGGCAAGCTCCACTACATGGGCATCGCCTCCGACGCCGGCGTGCACGGCTTGCTCGAACACCTCTACGGTCTCGTGGAAGAAGCCAAGAAGGCGGGCGTCGAACAAGTATACGTCCACCTCTTCATGGACGGTCGCGACACCCCGCCCTCTTCTGGCAAAGGCTTCGCCGAGCAGTGCGAAGCGAAGCTCGCCGAGATCGGCCTCGGAAAAATAGCCTCCGTTTGCGGACGCTTCTGGTGCATGGACCGCGACGAGCGCTGGGACCGCGTGGGACGCGCCTACAACATGCTCACCGGCAAGGAAGGCGACAAAGCCAAGTCCGCCCCCGCCGCCATCCAGAACTACTACGACAACCCCACATCCGACTCGAACATCGGCGACGAGTTCGTCCCCCCAACTTGGATCGTCGACGAAAACGACCAGCCGATTGCCACCATCGGCAACGGCGACGCGGTCGTCTTCTACAACTACCGCGGCGATCGTCCCCGCGAGTTGGCCAAGGCTTTCATCCAGGACGACTTCGACGGTTTCGACCGCGGCGAAAAACTGGATCTCTTCTTCGTGGCCATGACCGAATGGCAAAAGGGCCTCTGCGAAAACGTGGTTTTCTATAAGCCCGAGAAGATGAAGAACGTGCTCGGCGCCTACCTCGCCGACAAGGGCCTCACCCAGTTCCGCTCCGCCGAAACCGAGAAGTTCCCGCACGTCACCTTCTTCTTCAACGACTACCGCGAAGAGCCTTTCCCCGGCGAAGACCGCGGCATGGCCAAGTCTCCCAAGGTCGCGACCTACGACCTGCAGCCAGAGATGTCCGCCGACGAAGTCACCCAGCTCGTCAAGGACGCCATCCTCTCCTGCAAGTACGACTTCGTCCTCGTCAACTACGCCAACCCCGACATGGTCGGCCACACCGGCAACCTCGAAGCCGTCAAGAAGGCTTGCGCCAAGGTCGACGAAGGCATCGGCATCCTGCTCGAGGCCATCGACAAGACCGGCGGCAAGGCCCTCGTCACCGCCGACCACGGCAACGCCGACCAGCTTTGGGATCCCACCGTCGACGGCCCGCACACCGCCCACACTCTCAACAAGGTGGAAGCAGTGGTCTACGGAGCAGGCCTCGAAGGCAAGGAGCTCGTCAACGACGGCGACCGTCGCCTCGCCGACATCGCTCCCACCATCCTCGCCATGATGGGCCTCGAAAAGCCCGCCGAGATGACCGGCATCAACCTCATCAAAGACTAGCGAAATGGTGGCGCGTCTTCTCCGAGGACGCTCTTTAAACCATCAACCTTCCCCAGCGGCGCGGAGCACTCAACTCCCGCCGCTTTTTATTTCTGAACGCAGGGCTGCCGCTTGCGGCACGCCGCGTTGCCCGAATCGCTCCCTAATCCTCCACCGCGGCGTGGCGCGAGCGACAGCCCTGCGGCACTAAACGAGCGTCGAAACCATCCTCTCTCACGAACCGACAAGAGCCAGGTCGGCATGCGTCTCCAATTTCCAACTACAGGGCTGTCAGCTGGTAGCCGCCTCGCGAATCGAATCTCACTTTGAGCAACAAGTCCTTACGGGCGTAAAATCCGTTTTCGCTTCCCGGGTTGAAACGGGACTGCTTCACCAAGTCGAGAGCCAGTTTCGCTGTCGATGGGTTCACTTCCGATAGCAGCGTGTGGTCCACGCTGAAACCACTGTCGTTGACGCCTACTGCGACTAGCACCTCCTCATCCGAAACCATCCTTGCCACGGAGGCTGGCAGCGGTTTCTTGGGCGCGGCCACCAACTCGGGTTCGCGGCTTCCGGAATTTCGCAACGGCAAGGGGCGCTGGCTTTTTTTGCCGAGGACCATCGAAGTCGGAGCAGAGTAAATCTCGTTTCCTCCCGAGAAAAAGTGGTAGTGGTAAATCCCGCGGTTCAGGTCCGTGAACGCGAGCTCCGGAGCGATCCGAACCTGCTGCGTTTTGCCCGCCTGCAAATCGTCGATTTCAAAAGGCAGCAAAAACTCCCGCCCGTCCTGGGCGAAGAGCTGCAGAACCACGAAGCAATCCGTATAGTCGCGGCTCGGCTTCACCTTTGCGTTGAATTCAAAGGTCATCTTGAGCTTCCCGTCTATGATGCGACCAATCGGACGGTTCAGCTCCAAAAACCCGTCGGCGTAACTCGTGGCTTCCTCGAAAAAGTAGGAGCCCGCGGCCACCCGCTCCACGCCCATCCCCAAGTCGACCACGCTCAGCGAGTCGTCAAGGGCAAGCACCTCCAGCTTCGACTGCAAGTCGAAGGGATGGGGGATCATCAGGCGATGTTGGGAAAGTAGAGAGGAAGCGAACGCGGCAGCGAATGCGAGCGACGCAGACAAACGGAAAAGACGACGAAACGACGCCTCATTGGGGTACGAGAGCATGTAAACAATCTCCTGGTTATTGGGGTTTCGGAGAGAGTTTGATAAGTTGTGCGAGTAAGGAAGCGCCCTTTGTCAAATTCATCAAGCGCGGAAATCAAATCGAGCCGCAACCTTGGGGGGAACATTTGCCATCAAAGGCGTGAGGCGGCTCTTATATCGCGGACGACGTTGAAGTCGTCCCTCCTGGAGGGACCGGTTCCACCCGGTCCGCTCTGCAGGATCTCACCTTCTTCGTAACACACAAAAAGGCGGAGAAGCCTGGAGGCCTCTCCGCCTCTATTAGGAGGGCGGGAAAATTCTTTTGCCGACGCTTACTTCTTGGCGACCAAGCCTCCGAGCAAGCTCAGGAACTCGTCCATCTGCGGTTTCGTTCCGATACTCACGCGCGACCAATCAGCGTACTGGCTTTCCGGAGCGCCCGAAACGCGGGAACCGCTGATCAAGATACCGTTCTCGGCCATGGTGTCTCGCAGCACTTGCTGGTCGATGCCGGAGTTGAAGTAGACAAAGGCGCCGTCTGGCTTGGCATACTTGATGCCCAGCTTGTCGAAGGAATCCGTGACGTACTTGCGAACCGTTTGGTAGTTCTTCACGTTCGTCGCGAGGTGCTCCTTGTCCTTGATCGCTTCCGAGGCAGCGATAGCCGCCAAGTAGCTGGGAGCTCCCATGTGGTACACGCTGATCTTCTCGAGGATGTCGGGATGGGCCACCGCATAACCGATGCGGAAGCCAGCCAAACCATAGCTTTTGGAGAAGGTGCGCGTGACGATGACGTTCTTCTTGAGCTTAGCCAACGGAGCGCAGGTCGCGAGAGCGAAGTTCGTGTCCGCAAGCTCGAGGTACGCCTCGTCCACGAAGACAAGAATATCGTTGGGAATGCTCATTACGAACTGCTTCAGCTCCCCCGAGTCGGCGAGCACGCCGGTCGGATTGTTCGGATTGCAGATGTAGACGATCTTGGTGTTCTCGTCGATCTCGGCCTTCAAGGCTGCAAAGTCGTAGCCCATGTCCTCGCTGAGCGGCGCGTACTTCACGTCTCCGCCGCGGGCCTCGAACTTGCGCACCAACTGCGTGTAACCCATCGCCGTAGTCACCACATTGGCTCCCGGCTCCGCGTAGGCCAAGGCCGTCATCATGAGGAGCGGACCCGAACCGGCAGTCGTGAGGATGTAATCGGTCGTCACTCCCTCCTTCTTGGCGCAAAGCGCTTCGAGCTCGTTTACGTCGTTGCGGTTGTAGTAGCTGCCGCTTTCGAGGGCCTTCATCATCGCCATCTTGGCGTTGGGAGTGTAGCCGAAGGCATTTTCGTTACTGCTGAGACGCACAGGGCTGTTCTCAAGCGTCGGAGCAGGCTGGCCTACAAGCGAGCTTGTAAGCAGCGATCCGGCAATAGCAACCGGCATAACCCAGCTGCGGAATCGTCTTTCGACGGGATTAGACATCTTTTTCATAGTGTGGTGGTGGTAGTAAACTCGAGTCGCCAAAAGCTTTGCCAACCGAGATCCGTACCCGTGAATTAACTACATTCTCAGGGCTGCTTGTTCGATACGCAGCAGGTAGTCAGCAACGTAGTCCTTGGGATCGATTTGCTGAGCTTCGCGAAGGTATTTGGCAGCTGCAGCATAGTCGCGTTTGCCGACGTTCAACTGGGCGAGAGCGATATAAGCTTGGTGAGAGTATCCATCGATCTTGGACGCGTTTTCCGCATAGTATTCGGCTTTAGCCAAATCGCCGCGCTTCTTCTCCAACTCGCTGAGGGAGAGCAACGCTCCTCCATTGAGAGGATCCTTCTTTACCAGATCTGCCAAGAACCCGGCAGCTCCATCCGTATCGTCTTCCTGCATTGCGAGGCGAGCCTTCACGTTGAGCACGCTCATCTCTTGAGACTCGCTCAAGCTGGAGGACATGATGGTTTCCAGCTTGGAGAGCAAGGTCTTGGCGCTCCCTAGCTGATCCATGTAGATCAGGGAATTAACCACTTCTATAATACGAGCGGGACGCGCCCCACCCAGCGACATCGCTTCGATGTAACTCTCTACGGCGGGCTCGACCAAACCTTCGTTGACCAGCAAGTCTCCCAACAGCGCGAGGGATGCTCCGTCCGCCTTGCCGAGGTCTTTGACGACCGTGAGGTTGGCAGCGGCCTTGGCGCGCTCGTCGAGAGCGAGGAACTGATTTGCCTGCAGCTTCCACCAGTCGGCCTTGTTGGGTTCGTCCTTGATAAATTCGTACAAGAGGCCAATCGCCTCCTGGGACCGATCCAAGGCAATCAAGCATTGCAACTGCCCCAGCTTCCAGTCCTTGCTGTCCGGAGCGAGCATGATGGCAACCTTGTAAGCATCCAGGGCAGTGGATGGCTTATCCATATTGAGATAACAGTATCCAATCAACCCATACATCGTGCCGTCACCCGTCATCATGGAGAGTGACTTCTGCAATCCCTTCAATGCGTTCGCGTAGTCCCCTTGTGCGACGTAGGCGCGACCCATGTTGTAATAGGCTTGCGCGTAGTTCGGGAACTTCTTGATAGCCTTCTTGTAAGCCTCGACCGACTTCTGGGTCTGTCCTTCCTGATAATAGAGGTTGCCCAGGATGTAGTCGAAGGCAGCGCTGTTGTCAGGCCCCACCGCAGTGGACAGCCTCGCGATCGCCGCCTTGGGATCAGATCCGATAAGAGGTACAATCTCGTCGAAGAGGCCTTTCTCTTCGGCAGTGATATTTGGATTTGTCTCGGACTGAGCGACATAGCTCTTCGCAAATTGGGCTCGGAACTCGGGGTTGTCGAACGATTGCTCTTTGAGATCGTAAACCTGAGCGTGCAGGGCCGAGGTCAGCAGCGTGGCTGCCGCGGCAAGTGTCTTAAAGTAGGAACGTGTTTTCATCGTGGTAAAGTTTGTAGAAAGTTACTGCCAAGTGATTTTGATATTCTCGAATACGACGCGGGCTTGGACAGGTTTGCCTGCGACCGTCGGCTTTTGGTAAACCCAGCCTTCGAAGTGCTCGCGAAAGAGTCGGGTATAATCCTCGTCGATGGTTTGCTTCACCGAAGAAATGGTGACCGTACCGTCGGCGTTGATCACGCCTTCCATCGTGATGTAGCCTTCCTTCTTTTCCCGCTTCATGCGGGGGCTGAACTGGAACGGCGGCTTGCGAAGCACTGAAACCGGGCTATCGAGGTCGCTGATCTCGAACAGGCTGATTTCGTTCATCGTCTCCGAGGCGCTGACTCCGACCTCTCCCAGAGCGAAGCCACCCGCAAGAGCGTTTCCAACTCCAGGATTCAAAGCCATGTTCAACTGCGAAAGCGACAGCTGGGGCGGAGGCGGCTCCATCTCTGGAGG
This region includes:
- a CDS encoding tetratricopeptide repeat protein, translating into MKTRSYFKTLAAAATLLTSALHAQVYDLKEQSFDNPEFRAQFAKSYVAQSETNPNITAEEKGLFDEIVPLIGSDPKAAIARLSTAVGPDNSAAFDYILGNLYYQEGQTQKSVEAYKKAIKKFPNYAQAYYNMGRAYVAQGDYANALKGLQKSLSMMTGDGTMYGLIGYCYLNMDKPSTALDAYKVAIMLAPDSKDWKLGQLQCLIALDRSQEAIGLLYEFIKDEPNKADWWKLQANQFLALDERAKAAANLTVVKDLGKADGASLALLGDLLVNEGLVEPAVESYIEAMSLGGARPARIIEVVNSLIYMDQLGSAKTLLSKLETIMSSSLSESQEMSVLNVKARLAMQEDDTDGAAGFLADLVKKDPLNGGALLSLSELEKKRGDLAKAEYYAENASKIDGYSHQAYIALAQLNVGKRDYAAAAKYLREAQQIDPKDYVADYLLRIEQAALRM
- the gpmI gene encoding 2,3-bisphosphoglycerate-independent phosphoglycerate mutase; translated protein: MSEAKKPVLLVIRDGWGANHNADQNAYNAVKLADTPVSDMLSAKWPRTELAACGLDVGVPDGIMGNSEVGHQNIGAGRIVDQEIVRITKAFKDGAVTGNKALEGAFAKAKSGGKLHYMGIASDAGVHGLLEHLYGLVEEAKKAGVEQVYVHLFMDGRDTPPSSGKGFAEQCEAKLAEIGLGKIASVCGRFWCMDRDERWDRVGRAYNMLTGKEGDKAKSAPAAIQNYYDNPTSDSNIGDEFVPPTWIVDENDQPIATIGNGDAVVFYNYRGDRPRELAKAFIQDDFDGFDRGEKLDLFFVAMTEWQKGLCENVVFYKPEKMKNVLGAYLADKGLTQFRSAETEKFPHVTFFFNDYREEPFPGEDRGMAKSPKVATYDLQPEMSADEVTQLVKDAILSCKYDFVLVNYANPDMVGHTGNLEAVKKACAKVDEGIGILLEAIDKTGGKALVTADHGNADQLWDPTVDGPHTAHTLNKVEAVVYGAGLEGKELVNDGDRRLADIAPTILAMMGLEKPAEMTGINLIKD
- a CDS encoding glycerophosphodiester phosphodiesterase family protein, with product MLSRFNTLIFFSTLAYLSMQASPTSPAPQLPLIVAHRGASADAPENTLPAFRLAWKQGADAIEGDFHLTRDKRIICIHNSTTGKYANKSLTVRKTKLADLQALVPAPHQFPTLAEVIATVPPDKKLYIEIKSSRQIVRPLLKEIDASGISPQQVVVIAFSGRVIKKLKSQRPSLKAVLLATPRYRSKARTLEPAPEQLLEAIKRTGADGVSLYAHPDIDAAYTQPFLDAGLELHVWTVDAPETAKKWTDLGALSLTTNKPATLRQSLGL
- a CDS encoding pyridoxal phosphate-dependent aminotransferase, whose amino-acid sequence is MKKMSNPVERRFRSWVMPVAIAGSLLTSSLVGQPAPTLENSPVRLSSNENAFGYTPNAKMAMMKALESGSYYNRNDVNELEALCAKKEGVTTDYILTTAGSGPLLMMTALAYAEPGANVVTTAMGYTQLVRKFEARGGDVKYAPLSEDMGYDFAALKAEIDENTKIVYICNPNNPTGVLADSGELKQFVMSIPNDILVFVDEAYLELADTNFALATCAPLAKLKKNVIVTRTFSKSYGLAGFRIGYAVAHPDILEKISVYHMGAPSYLAAIAASEAIKDKEHLATNVKNYQTVRKYVTDSFDKLGIKYAKPDGAFVYFNSGIDQQVLRDTMAENGILISGSRVSGAPESQYADWSRVSIGTKPQMDEFLSLLGGLVAKK